One window of Leopardus geoffroyi isolate Oge1 chromosome B3, O.geoffroyi_Oge1_pat1.0, whole genome shotgun sequence genomic DNA carries:
- the ADCY4 gene encoding adenylate cyclase type 4 isoform X4: protein MARLFSPRPPPSEDLFYETYYSLSQQYPLLLLLLVIVLCALLALLAVASASGRVSFFLFVIFTVYAMLPLGMRDAAAAGLASSLSHLLVLGLYLGPQPDSKPALLPQLAANAVLFLCGNVAGAYHKALMERALRATFREALSSLHSRRRLDTEKKHQEHLLLSILPAYLAREMKAEIMARLQAGQGSRPESTNNFHSLYVKRHQGVSVLYADIVGFTRLASECSPKELVLMLNELFGKFDQIAKEHECMRIKILGDCYYCVSGLPLSLPDHAINCVRMGLDMCRAIRKLRAATGVDINMRVGVHSGSVLCGVIGLQKWQYDVWSHDVTLANHMEAGGVPGRVHITGATLTLLAGAYAVEDAAMEHRDPYLRELGEPTYLVIDPRAEEEDEKGTAGGLLSSLEGPKMRPSLLMTRYLESWGAAKPFAHLSHLESPVSTSTPLPEKALASFSPQWSLDRSRTPRGLDDDLDTGDAKFFQVIEQLNSQKQWRQSKDFNPLTLYFRKKELEKEYRLSALPAFKYYAACTFLVFLSNFIIQMLVTNRPPALAITYSITFLLFLLLLFVCFSEHLTRCVLKGPKMLHWLPALSGLVATRPGLRVALGTATILLVFVMAIPSLFFLPAASNCPFGTLNVSSMAFNISWELPGSLPLISIPYSMHCCVLGFLSCSLFLHMSFELKLLLLLLWLGASCSLFLHSHAWLSDCLIARLYPDPSDSRPGVLKEPKLMGAISFFIFFFTLLVLARQNEYYCRLDFLWKKKLRQEQEETETMENLTRLLLENVLPAHVAPQFIGQNRRNEDLYHQSYECVCVLFASVPDFKEFYSESNINHEGLECLRLLNEIIADFDELLSKPKFSGVEKIKTIGSTYMAATGLNATSGQDAQQDAERSCSHLGTMVEFAVALGSKLDVINKHSFNNFRLRVGLNHGPVVAGVIGAQKPQYDIWGNTVNVASRMESTGVLGKIQVTEETARVLQSLGYTCYSRGIIKVKGKGQLCTYFLNTDLARTGPPSATLG from the exons ATGGCCCGCCTCTTCAGCCCCCGGCCGCCCCCCAGCGAAGACCTCTTCTACGAAACCTACTACAGCCTGAGCCAGCAGTACccgctgctgctactgctgctggtGATCGTGCTATGCGCGCTCCTGGCGCTGCTGGCTGTCGCCTCCGCCAGCGGCCgg GtgtcctttttcctctttgtcaTCTTCACCGTGTATGCCATGTTGCCCTTGGGCATGCGGGATGCCGCTGCTGCGGGCCTTGCCTCATCGCTCTCCCACTTGCTGGTCCTTGGGCTGTACCTTGGGCCTCAGCCGGACTCAAAGCCGGCGCTGCTGCCACAG CTGGCAGCGAACGCGGTGTTGTTCCTGTGCGGGAACGTGGCGGGAGCGTATCACAAGGCGCTGATGGAGCGCGCGCTGCGCGCCACGTTCCGCGAGGCACTTAGCTCCCTGCACTCGCGCCGGCGGCTGGACACCGAGAAGAAGCACCAG GAACACCTTCTCTTGTCCATCCTCCCTGCCTACTTGGCCCgagagatgaaggcagagatcatgGCACGACTGCAGGCTGGACAGGGGTCACGGCCAGAAAGCACCAACAACTTCCACAGCCTCTATGTCAAGAGGCACCAGGGAGTCAG TGTGCTGTATGCTGACATCGTGGGCTTCACCCGGCTGGCCAGTGAGTGCTCTCCTAAGGAGTTGGTGCTCATGCTCAACGAGCTCTTTGGCAAGTTCGACCAGATCGCCAAG gaGCATGAATGCATGCGGATCAAGATCCTGGGAGACTGTTACTACTGTGTCTCTGGGCTACCGCTTTCCCTGCCAGACCACGCCATCAACTGCGTGCGCATGGGGCTGGACATGTGCCGGGCCATCAG GAAGCTCCGGGCAGCCACTGGCGTGGACATCAACATGCGTGTGGGCGTGCATTCGGGCAGTGTGCTCTGCGGAGTCATTGGGCTGCAGAAGTGGCAGTATGATGTCTGGTCCCATGATGTCACACTGGCCAACCACATGGAGGCGGGTGGCGTGCCAGG ACGAGTGCATATTACAGGGGCTACCCTGACCCTGCTGGCCGGGGCTTATGCTGTGGAGGATGCAGCCATGGAACACCGGGACCCATACCTTCGGGAGCTAGGGGAGCCTACCTACCTAGTCATCGATCCCCGG GCtgaggaggaggatgagaaggGCACTGCAGGAGGGTTGCTGTCCTCTCTCGAGGGCCCCAAGATGCGTCCGTCGCTGCTGATGACCCGCTACCTGGAGTCCTGGGGCGCCGCCAAGCCTTTTGCCCATCTGAGCCACCTAGAGAGCCCTGTGTCCACCTCTACCCCTCTCCCG GAGAAGGCCCTGGCTTCCTTCAGCCCCCAGTGGAGCCTGGACCG GAGCCGTACCCCCCGGGGGCTAGATGATGACCTGGACACTGGGGATGCCAAGTTCTTCCAGGTCATCGAACAGCTCAACTCTCAGAA ACAGTGGAGGCAGTCAAAGGACTTCAACCCACTGACACTGTACTTCAGAAAGAAGGAACTGGAGAAagag tACCGACTCTCTGCACTCCCCGCCTTCAAATACTATGCAGCCTGCACCTTCCtggttttcctttccaatttcatCATCCAGATGCTGGTGACAAACAG GCCCCCAGCTCTGGCCATCACCTATAGCatcaccttcctcctcttcctcctcctccttttcgtCTGCTTCTCAGAGCACCTGACG AGGTGTGTCTTGAAAGGCCCCAAGATGCTGCACTGGCTGCCGGCACTGTCTGGCTTGGTGGCCACACGGCCCGGACTGCGAGTTGCCCTGGGCACAGCTACCATCCTCCTGGTTTTTGTGATGGCCATTCCCAGCCTG TTCTTCTTACCGGCAGCATCAAACTGCCCTTTTGGGACTCTCAATGTGTCCTCCATGGCTTTCAACATCTCCTGGGAGCTCCCTGGGTCCCTGCCTCTCATCAGCATCCCC TACTCTATGCACTGCTGCGTGCTGGGGTTCCTGTCCTGCTCCCTCTTTTTGCACATGAGCTTCGAGCTGAAGTTGCTGCTGCTCCTGCTATGGCTGGGGGCCTCCTGCTCCCTCTTCCTGCACTCCCACGCCTGGCTGTCCGACTGTCTCATCGCCCGCCTCTATCCGGATCCCTCGGACTCCAG GCCAGGGGTGCTGAAGGAGCCCAAACTGATGGGAGCTAtctccttcttcatcttcttcttcacCCTCCTGGTCCTGGCTCGGCAG AATGAGTATTACTGCCGGCTGGACTTCCTGTGGAAGAAGAAGCTGcggcaggagcaggaggagacagagaccaTGGAGAACCTGACTCGGCTGCTGTTGGAGAATGTGCTCCCTGCACATGTGGCCCCCCAGTTCATTGGCCAGAACCGGCGCAACGAG GACCTCTACCACCAGTCCTAtgagtgtgtctgtgtcctgTTCGCCTCAGTTCCAGACTTCAAGGAGTTTTACTCTGAGTCCAACATAAACCACGAGGGTCTAGAGTGTCTGCGGCTGCTCAATGAGATAATTGCTGATTTTGATGAG CTGCTCTCAAAGCCCAAGTTTAGCGGGGTGGAGAAGATCAAAACCATCGGTAGCACCTACATGGCAGCTACAGGCTTAAATGCCACCTCCGGACAGGATGCACAGCAG GACGCTGAGCGCAGCTGCAGCCACCTTGGCACCATGGTGGAGTTTGCGGTGGCTCTTGGATCAAAGCTGGACGTCATCAATAAGCACTCTTTCAACAACTTCCGCTTGCGTGTGG GGTTGAACCACGGACCTGTAGTGGCTGGAGTGATCGGGGCCCAGAAGCCGCAGTATGACATCTGGGGCAACACAGTGAACGTGGCCAGCCGCATGGAGAGTACAGGAGTCCTGGGCAAGATCCAG GTGACTGAAGAGACGGCCCGGGTGCTGCAGTCCTTAGGCTACACCTGCTACAGCCGGGGTATCATCAAGGTCAAAGGCAAAGGGCAGCTCTGCACCTACTTTCTGAACACAGATTTGGCACGAACTGGACCTCCCTCGGCCACCCTAGGCTGA
- the ADCY4 gene encoding adenylate cyclase type 4 isoform X3, with the protein MARLFSPRPPPSEDLFYETYYSLSQQYPLLLLLLVIVLCALLALLAVASASGRELASDPGFLTTVLCALGGFSLLLGLASREQRLQRWTRPLSGLVWAALLGLGHGFLFTGGLVSAWDQVSFFLFVIFTVYAMLPLGMRDAAAAGLASSLSHLLVLGLYLGPQPDSKPALLPQLAANAVLFLCGNVAGAYHKALMERALRATFREALSSLHSRRRLDTEKKHQEHLLLSILPAYLAREMKAEIMARLQAGQGSRPESTNNFHSLYVKRHQGVSVLYADIVGFTRLASECSPKELVLMLNELFGKFDQIAKEHECMRIKILGDCYYCVSGLPLSLPDHAINCVRMGLDMCRAIRRVHITGATLTLLAGAYAVEDAAMEHRDPYLRELGEPTYLVIDPRAEEEDEKGTAGGLLSSLEGPKMRPSLLMTRYLESWGAAKPFAHLSHLESPVSTSTPLPEKALASFSPQWSLDRSRTPRGLDDDLDTGDAKFFQVIEQLNSQKQWRQSKDFNPLTLYFRKKELEKEYRLSALPAFKYYAACTFLVFLSNFIIQMLVTNRPPALAITYSITFLLFLLLLFVCFSEHLTRCVLKGPKMLHWLPALSGLVATRPGLRVALGTATILLVFVMAIPSLFFLPAASNCPFGTLNVSSMAFNISWELPGSLPLISIPYSMHCCVLGFLSCSLFLHMSFELKLLLLLLWLGASCSLFLHSHAWLSDCLIARLYPDPSDSRPGVLKEPKLMGAISFFIFFFTLLVLARQNEYYCRLDFLWKKKLRQEQEETETMENLTRLLLENVLPAHVAPQFIGQNRRNEDLYHQSYECVCVLFASVPDFKEFYSESNINHEGLECLRLLNEIIADFDELLSKPKFSGVEKIKTIGSTYMAATGLNATSGQDAQQDAERSCSHLGTMVEFAVALGSKLDVINKHSFNNFRLRVGLNHGPVVAGVIGAQKPQYDIWGNTVNVASRMESTGVLGKIQVTEETARVLQSLGYTCYSRGIIKVKGKGQLCTYFLNTDLARTGPPSATLG; encoded by the exons ATGGCCCGCCTCTTCAGCCCCCGGCCGCCCCCCAGCGAAGACCTCTTCTACGAAACCTACTACAGCCTGAGCCAGCAGTACccgctgctgctactgctgctggtGATCGTGCTATGCGCGCTCCTGGCGCTGCTGGCTGTCGCCTCCGCCAGCGGCCgg GAGCTAGCTTCAGACCCAGGCTTCCTGACCACTGTGCTGTGCGCGCTGGGTGGCTTCTCGCTGCTCCTGGGCCTGGCTTCCCGGGAGCAACGACTGCAGCGCTGGACACGTCCCCTGTCGGGCCTCGTATGGGCAGCGCTACTCGGGCTAGGCCACGGCTTCCTGTTCACCGGGGGCCTGGTGAGCGCCTGGGACCAG GtgtcctttttcctctttgtcaTCTTCACCGTGTATGCCATGTTGCCCTTGGGCATGCGGGATGCCGCTGCTGCGGGCCTTGCCTCATCGCTCTCCCACTTGCTGGTCCTTGGGCTGTACCTTGGGCCTCAGCCGGACTCAAAGCCGGCGCTGCTGCCACAG CTGGCAGCGAACGCGGTGTTGTTCCTGTGCGGGAACGTGGCGGGAGCGTATCACAAGGCGCTGATGGAGCGCGCGCTGCGCGCCACGTTCCGCGAGGCACTTAGCTCCCTGCACTCGCGCCGGCGGCTGGACACCGAGAAGAAGCACCAG GAACACCTTCTCTTGTCCATCCTCCCTGCCTACTTGGCCCgagagatgaaggcagagatcatgGCACGACTGCAGGCTGGACAGGGGTCACGGCCAGAAAGCACCAACAACTTCCACAGCCTCTATGTCAAGAGGCACCAGGGAGTCAG TGTGCTGTATGCTGACATCGTGGGCTTCACCCGGCTGGCCAGTGAGTGCTCTCCTAAGGAGTTGGTGCTCATGCTCAACGAGCTCTTTGGCAAGTTCGACCAGATCGCCAAG gaGCATGAATGCATGCGGATCAAGATCCTGGGAGACTGTTACTACTGTGTCTCTGGGCTACCGCTTTCCCTGCCAGACCACGCCATCAACTGCGTGCGCATGGGGCTGGACATGTGCCGGGCCATCAG ACGAGTGCATATTACAGGGGCTACCCTGACCCTGCTGGCCGGGGCTTATGCTGTGGAGGATGCAGCCATGGAACACCGGGACCCATACCTTCGGGAGCTAGGGGAGCCTACCTACCTAGTCATCGATCCCCGG GCtgaggaggaggatgagaaggGCACTGCAGGAGGGTTGCTGTCCTCTCTCGAGGGCCCCAAGATGCGTCCGTCGCTGCTGATGACCCGCTACCTGGAGTCCTGGGGCGCCGCCAAGCCTTTTGCCCATCTGAGCCACCTAGAGAGCCCTGTGTCCACCTCTACCCCTCTCCCG GAGAAGGCCCTGGCTTCCTTCAGCCCCCAGTGGAGCCTGGACCG GAGCCGTACCCCCCGGGGGCTAGATGATGACCTGGACACTGGGGATGCCAAGTTCTTCCAGGTCATCGAACAGCTCAACTCTCAGAA ACAGTGGAGGCAGTCAAAGGACTTCAACCCACTGACACTGTACTTCAGAAAGAAGGAACTGGAGAAagag tACCGACTCTCTGCACTCCCCGCCTTCAAATACTATGCAGCCTGCACCTTCCtggttttcctttccaatttcatCATCCAGATGCTGGTGACAAACAG GCCCCCAGCTCTGGCCATCACCTATAGCatcaccttcctcctcttcctcctcctccttttcgtCTGCTTCTCAGAGCACCTGACG AGGTGTGTCTTGAAAGGCCCCAAGATGCTGCACTGGCTGCCGGCACTGTCTGGCTTGGTGGCCACACGGCCCGGACTGCGAGTTGCCCTGGGCACAGCTACCATCCTCCTGGTTTTTGTGATGGCCATTCCCAGCCTG TTCTTCTTACCGGCAGCATCAAACTGCCCTTTTGGGACTCTCAATGTGTCCTCCATGGCTTTCAACATCTCCTGGGAGCTCCCTGGGTCCCTGCCTCTCATCAGCATCCCC TACTCTATGCACTGCTGCGTGCTGGGGTTCCTGTCCTGCTCCCTCTTTTTGCACATGAGCTTCGAGCTGAAGTTGCTGCTGCTCCTGCTATGGCTGGGGGCCTCCTGCTCCCTCTTCCTGCACTCCCACGCCTGGCTGTCCGACTGTCTCATCGCCCGCCTCTATCCGGATCCCTCGGACTCCAG GCCAGGGGTGCTGAAGGAGCCCAAACTGATGGGAGCTAtctccttcttcatcttcttcttcacCCTCCTGGTCCTGGCTCGGCAG AATGAGTATTACTGCCGGCTGGACTTCCTGTGGAAGAAGAAGCTGcggcaggagcaggaggagacagagaccaTGGAGAACCTGACTCGGCTGCTGTTGGAGAATGTGCTCCCTGCACATGTGGCCCCCCAGTTCATTGGCCAGAACCGGCGCAACGAG GACCTCTACCACCAGTCCTAtgagtgtgtctgtgtcctgTTCGCCTCAGTTCCAGACTTCAAGGAGTTTTACTCTGAGTCCAACATAAACCACGAGGGTCTAGAGTGTCTGCGGCTGCTCAATGAGATAATTGCTGATTTTGATGAG CTGCTCTCAAAGCCCAAGTTTAGCGGGGTGGAGAAGATCAAAACCATCGGTAGCACCTACATGGCAGCTACAGGCTTAAATGCCACCTCCGGACAGGATGCACAGCAG GACGCTGAGCGCAGCTGCAGCCACCTTGGCACCATGGTGGAGTTTGCGGTGGCTCTTGGATCAAAGCTGGACGTCATCAATAAGCACTCTTTCAACAACTTCCGCTTGCGTGTGG GGTTGAACCACGGACCTGTAGTGGCTGGAGTGATCGGGGCCCAGAAGCCGCAGTATGACATCTGGGGCAACACAGTGAACGTGGCCAGCCGCATGGAGAGTACAGGAGTCCTGGGCAAGATCCAG GTGACTGAAGAGACGGCCCGGGTGCTGCAGTCCTTAGGCTACACCTGCTACAGCCGGGGTATCATCAAGGTCAAAGGCAAAGGGCAGCTCTGCACCTACTTTCTGAACACAGATTTGGCACGAACTGGACCTCCCTCGGCCACCCTAGGCTGA
- the ADCY4 gene encoding adenylate cyclase type 4 isoform X1, which yields MARLFSPRPPPSEDLFYETYYSLSQQYPLLLLLLVIVLCALLALLAVASASGRELASDPGFLTTVLCALGGFSLLLGLASREQRLQRWTRPLSGLVWAALLGLGHGFLFTGGLVSAWDQVSFFLFVIFTVYAMLPLGMRDAAAAGLASSLSHLLVLGLYLGPQPDSKPALLPQLAANAVLFLCGNVAGAYHKALMERALRATFREALSSLHSRRRLDTEKKHQEHLLLSILPAYLAREMKAEIMARLQAGQGSRPESTNNFHSLYVKRHQGVSVLYADIVGFTRLASECSPKELVLMLNELFGKFDQIAKEHECMRIKILGDCYYCVSGLPLSLPDHAINCVRMGLDMCRAIRKLRAATGVDINMRVGVHSGSVLCGVIGLQKWQYDVWSHDVTLANHMEAGGVPGRVHITGATLTLLAGAYAVEDAAMEHRDPYLRELGEPTYLVIDPRAEEEDEKGTAGGLLSSLEGPKMRPSLLMTRYLESWGAAKPFAHLSHLESPVSTSTPLPEKALASFSPQWSLDRSRTPRGLDDDLDTGDAKFFQVIEQLNSQKQWRQSKDFNPLTLYFRKKELEKEYRLSALPAFKYYAACTFLVFLSNFIIQMLVTNRPPALAITYSITFLLFLLLLFVCFSEHLTRCVLKGPKMLHWLPALSGLVATRPGLRVALGTATILLVFVMAIPSLFFLPAASNCPFGTLNVSSMAFNISWELPGSLPLISIPYSMHCCVLGFLSCSLFLHMSFELKLLLLLLWLGASCSLFLHSHAWLSDCLIARLYPDPSDSRPGVLKEPKLMGAISFFIFFFTLLVLARQNEYYCRLDFLWKKKLRQEQEETETMENLTRLLLENVLPAHVAPQFIGQNRRNEDLYHQSYECVCVLFASVPDFKEFYSESNINHEGLECLRLLNEIIADFDELLSKPKFSGVEKIKTIGSTYMAATGLNATSGQDAQQDAERSCSHLGTMVEFAVALGSKLDVINKHSFNNFRLRVGLNHGPVVAGVIGAQKPQYDIWGNTVNVASRMESTGVLGKIQVTEETARVLQSLGYTCYSRGIIKVKGKGQLCTYFLNTDLARTGPPSATLG from the exons ATGGCCCGCCTCTTCAGCCCCCGGCCGCCCCCCAGCGAAGACCTCTTCTACGAAACCTACTACAGCCTGAGCCAGCAGTACccgctgctgctactgctgctggtGATCGTGCTATGCGCGCTCCTGGCGCTGCTGGCTGTCGCCTCCGCCAGCGGCCgg GAGCTAGCTTCAGACCCAGGCTTCCTGACCACTGTGCTGTGCGCGCTGGGTGGCTTCTCGCTGCTCCTGGGCCTGGCTTCCCGGGAGCAACGACTGCAGCGCTGGACACGTCCCCTGTCGGGCCTCGTATGGGCAGCGCTACTCGGGCTAGGCCACGGCTTCCTGTTCACCGGGGGCCTGGTGAGCGCCTGGGACCAG GtgtcctttttcctctttgtcaTCTTCACCGTGTATGCCATGTTGCCCTTGGGCATGCGGGATGCCGCTGCTGCGGGCCTTGCCTCATCGCTCTCCCACTTGCTGGTCCTTGGGCTGTACCTTGGGCCTCAGCCGGACTCAAAGCCGGCGCTGCTGCCACAG CTGGCAGCGAACGCGGTGTTGTTCCTGTGCGGGAACGTGGCGGGAGCGTATCACAAGGCGCTGATGGAGCGCGCGCTGCGCGCCACGTTCCGCGAGGCACTTAGCTCCCTGCACTCGCGCCGGCGGCTGGACACCGAGAAGAAGCACCAG GAACACCTTCTCTTGTCCATCCTCCCTGCCTACTTGGCCCgagagatgaaggcagagatcatgGCACGACTGCAGGCTGGACAGGGGTCACGGCCAGAAAGCACCAACAACTTCCACAGCCTCTATGTCAAGAGGCACCAGGGAGTCAG TGTGCTGTATGCTGACATCGTGGGCTTCACCCGGCTGGCCAGTGAGTGCTCTCCTAAGGAGTTGGTGCTCATGCTCAACGAGCTCTTTGGCAAGTTCGACCAGATCGCCAAG gaGCATGAATGCATGCGGATCAAGATCCTGGGAGACTGTTACTACTGTGTCTCTGGGCTACCGCTTTCCCTGCCAGACCACGCCATCAACTGCGTGCGCATGGGGCTGGACATGTGCCGGGCCATCAG GAAGCTCCGGGCAGCCACTGGCGTGGACATCAACATGCGTGTGGGCGTGCATTCGGGCAGTGTGCTCTGCGGAGTCATTGGGCTGCAGAAGTGGCAGTATGATGTCTGGTCCCATGATGTCACACTGGCCAACCACATGGAGGCGGGTGGCGTGCCAGG ACGAGTGCATATTACAGGGGCTACCCTGACCCTGCTGGCCGGGGCTTATGCTGTGGAGGATGCAGCCATGGAACACCGGGACCCATACCTTCGGGAGCTAGGGGAGCCTACCTACCTAGTCATCGATCCCCGG GCtgaggaggaggatgagaaggGCACTGCAGGAGGGTTGCTGTCCTCTCTCGAGGGCCCCAAGATGCGTCCGTCGCTGCTGATGACCCGCTACCTGGAGTCCTGGGGCGCCGCCAAGCCTTTTGCCCATCTGAGCCACCTAGAGAGCCCTGTGTCCACCTCTACCCCTCTCCCG GAGAAGGCCCTGGCTTCCTTCAGCCCCCAGTGGAGCCTGGACCG GAGCCGTACCCCCCGGGGGCTAGATGATGACCTGGACACTGGGGATGCCAAGTTCTTCCAGGTCATCGAACAGCTCAACTCTCAGAA ACAGTGGAGGCAGTCAAAGGACTTCAACCCACTGACACTGTACTTCAGAAAGAAGGAACTGGAGAAagag tACCGACTCTCTGCACTCCCCGCCTTCAAATACTATGCAGCCTGCACCTTCCtggttttcctttccaatttcatCATCCAGATGCTGGTGACAAACAG GCCCCCAGCTCTGGCCATCACCTATAGCatcaccttcctcctcttcctcctcctccttttcgtCTGCTTCTCAGAGCACCTGACG AGGTGTGTCTTGAAAGGCCCCAAGATGCTGCACTGGCTGCCGGCACTGTCTGGCTTGGTGGCCACACGGCCCGGACTGCGAGTTGCCCTGGGCACAGCTACCATCCTCCTGGTTTTTGTGATGGCCATTCCCAGCCTG TTCTTCTTACCGGCAGCATCAAACTGCCCTTTTGGGACTCTCAATGTGTCCTCCATGGCTTTCAACATCTCCTGGGAGCTCCCTGGGTCCCTGCCTCTCATCAGCATCCCC TACTCTATGCACTGCTGCGTGCTGGGGTTCCTGTCCTGCTCCCTCTTTTTGCACATGAGCTTCGAGCTGAAGTTGCTGCTGCTCCTGCTATGGCTGGGGGCCTCCTGCTCCCTCTTCCTGCACTCCCACGCCTGGCTGTCCGACTGTCTCATCGCCCGCCTCTATCCGGATCCCTCGGACTCCAG GCCAGGGGTGCTGAAGGAGCCCAAACTGATGGGAGCTAtctccttcttcatcttcttcttcacCCTCCTGGTCCTGGCTCGGCAG AATGAGTATTACTGCCGGCTGGACTTCCTGTGGAAGAAGAAGCTGcggcaggagcaggaggagacagagaccaTGGAGAACCTGACTCGGCTGCTGTTGGAGAATGTGCTCCCTGCACATGTGGCCCCCCAGTTCATTGGCCAGAACCGGCGCAACGAG GACCTCTACCACCAGTCCTAtgagtgtgtctgtgtcctgTTCGCCTCAGTTCCAGACTTCAAGGAGTTTTACTCTGAGTCCAACATAAACCACGAGGGTCTAGAGTGTCTGCGGCTGCTCAATGAGATAATTGCTGATTTTGATGAG CTGCTCTCAAAGCCCAAGTTTAGCGGGGTGGAGAAGATCAAAACCATCGGTAGCACCTACATGGCAGCTACAGGCTTAAATGCCACCTCCGGACAGGATGCACAGCAG GACGCTGAGCGCAGCTGCAGCCACCTTGGCACCATGGTGGAGTTTGCGGTGGCTCTTGGATCAAAGCTGGACGTCATCAATAAGCACTCTTTCAACAACTTCCGCTTGCGTGTGG GGTTGAACCACGGACCTGTAGTGGCTGGAGTGATCGGGGCCCAGAAGCCGCAGTATGACATCTGGGGCAACACAGTGAACGTGGCCAGCCGCATGGAGAGTACAGGAGTCCTGGGCAAGATCCAG GTGACTGAAGAGACGGCCCGGGTGCTGCAGTCCTTAGGCTACACCTGCTACAGCCGGGGTATCATCAAGGTCAAAGGCAAAGGGCAGCTCTGCACCTACTTTCTGAACACAGATTTGGCACGAACTGGACCTCCCTCGGCCACCCTAGGCTGA